Proteins encoded within one genomic window of Bos indicus isolate NIAB-ARS_2022 breed Sahiwal x Tharparkar chromosome 23, NIAB-ARS_B.indTharparkar_mat_pri_1.0, whole genome shotgun sequence:
- the CIMIP3 gene encoding putative uncharacterized protein CIMIP3 isoform X1, producing the protein MLLAEEFAESALHRRVLFHAAAGRAGAEGGPSLPRLPCSGLDSAPSPRGPLPGHAPRRPPRPRTGRQVLGAPPLSEKCELPGQDSQKSSVPSHGPKTPSGQKVKAPHRPLSLSWKQDREQTLAAAYVPVVVDPRGQNPDKLRFNFYTSQYSNSLNPFYTLQKPTCGYLYRRDTDHTRKRFDVPPANLVLWRS; encoded by the exons ATGCTTCTTGCCGAAGAGTTTGCTGAAAGTGCCCTGCACCGTCGGGTTCTTTTTCATGCTGCCGCCGGCCGCGCGGGCGCCGAGGGAGGACCGTCCCTCCCTCGCCTGCCCTGCTCGGGACTGGACTCCGCACCGTCTCCCCGGGGGCCTCTACCAGGCCATGCCCCGCGCCGTCCTCCCCGCCCGCGCACCGGGAGGCAGGTGCTGGGGGCGCCGCCGCTCTCCGAGAAATGCGAACTACCTGGACAG gaCTCACAGAAATCCTCAGTACCCAGTCATGGGCCGAAGACACCCTCAGGCCAAAAGGTGAAGGCTCCACACCGTCCCCTGTCCCTGTCGTGGAAGCAGGACCGTGAGCAGACTCTGGCGGCAGCCTACGTGCCCGTGGTGGTGGACCCCAGAGGGCAGAACCCGGACAAGCTCAGGTTCAATTTCTACACCTCCCAGTACTCCAACTCCCTGAACCCCTTCTACACCTTGCAGAAGCCCACCTGCGGCTACCTGTACCGCCGGGACACCGACCACACCCGCAAGCGCTTCGACGTGCCTCCTGCCAACCTGGTCTTGTGGCGCTCGTAG
- the CIMIP3 gene encoding putative uncharacterized protein CIMIP3 isoform X2 has protein sequence MFQDSQKSSVPSHGPKTPSGQKVKAPHRPLSLSWKQDREQTLAAAYVPVVVDPRGQNPDKLRFNFYTSQYSNSLNPFYTLQKPTCGYLYRRDTDHTRKRFDVPPANLVLWRS, from the exons ATGTTCCAG gaCTCACAGAAATCCTCAGTACCCAGTCATGGGCCGAAGACACCCTCAGGCCAAAAGGTGAAGGCTCCACACCGTCCCCTGTCCCTGTCGTGGAAGCAGGACCGTGAGCAGACTCTGGCGGCAGCCTACGTGCCCGTGGTGGTGGACCCCAGAGGGCAGAACCCGGACAAGCTCAGGTTCAATTTCTACACCTCCCAGTACTCCAACTCCCTGAACCCCTTCTACACCTTGCAGAAGCCCACCTGCGGCTACCTGTACCGCCGGGACACCGACCACACCCGCAAGCGCTTCGACGTGCCTCCTGCCAACCTGGTCTTGTGGCGCTCGTAG
- the CIMIP3 gene encoding putative uncharacterized protein CIMIP3 isoform X3 translates to MSRDSQKSSVPSHGPKTPSGQKVKAPHRPLSLSWKQDREQTLAAAYVPVVVDPRGQNPDKLRFNFYTSQYSNSLNPFYTLQKPTCGYLYRRDTDHTRKRFDVPPANLVLWRS, encoded by the exons ATGTCAAGG gaCTCACAGAAATCCTCAGTACCCAGTCATGGGCCGAAGACACCCTCAGGCCAAAAGGTGAAGGCTCCACACCGTCCCCTGTCCCTGTCGTGGAAGCAGGACCGTGAGCAGACTCTGGCGGCAGCCTACGTGCCCGTGGTGGTGGACCCCAGAGGGCAGAACCCGGACAAGCTCAGGTTCAATTTCTACACCTCCCAGTACTCCAACTCCCTGAACCCCTTCTACACCTTGCAGAAGCCCACCTGCGGCTACCTGTACCGCCGGGACACCGACCACACCCGCAAGCGCTTCGACGTGCCTCCTGCCAACCTGGTCTTGTGGCGCTCGTAG